The Ammoniphilus oxalaticus genome contains a region encoding:
- a CDS encoding ATP-binding cassette domain-containing protein, with the protein MEIVVKNLSFSYDAKRTPNVLKEINISFQQGEFVGIAGHSGSGKSTFIQLLKGLLKPTEGEILIQGANPHLQKRYELYNTIGFLFQYPEHQLFASTVFEDIAFGLKNQSENMKDIEIEKRVKEAMHKVNLDFNSFKHRHPLDLSGGEKRRVALAGVLALRPQTIILDEPTVGLDFPSRTALFKVLHQLNNTGVTILLVTHRWEEIISHTERLVVFKNGSIIKDGKPLTVLSDVDFLHDNHLKPLPFIALNHFLQNKGLSVSDQPWDVDQVAQVILKSLGVKK; encoded by the coding sequence ATGGAAATAGTAGTAAAAAATTTATCTTTCTCCTATGATGCAAAAAGAACCCCAAACGTTTTGAAAGAAATAAATATATCTTTCCAACAGGGAGAGTTTGTCGGGATTGCTGGTCATTCAGGATCTGGAAAGTCTACCTTTATTCAATTGTTGAAAGGATTGTTAAAGCCTACGGAAGGTGAAATCTTAATTCAAGGAGCAAATCCACACCTGCAAAAGAGATACGAGCTTTACAATACGATCGGTTTTCTCTTTCAATACCCCGAACATCAATTATTCGCTTCTACTGTTTTTGAAGACATTGCCTTTGGTCTAAAAAATCAGTCAGAGAACATGAAAGACATTGAGATTGAAAAACGCGTCAAAGAAGCAATGCACAAGGTTAATCTTGATTTTAACTCATTCAAACATCGGCACCCATTAGACTTAAGCGGCGGAGAAAAACGCCGTGTCGCGCTTGCTGGCGTGTTGGCTCTTCGTCCCCAAACCATAATCTTGGACGAACCAACCGTTGGCTTAGACTTTCCATCAAGGACCGCCTTGTTTAAGGTTCTTCATCAACTGAACAACACAGGAGTGACCATTCTTTTAGTCACTCATAGATGGGAGGAAATTATTTCGCATACCGAACGGTTAGTTGTGTTTAAAAACGGAAGCATTATCAAGGACGGAAAACCCTTAACCGTATTATCAGATGTTGACTTTTTACATGATAACCATTTAAAGCCGTTGCCTTTTATTGCGCTCAATCATTTTCTCCAAAATAAAGGGTTGTCGGTTTCGGATCAGCCGTGGGATGTAGATCAAGTCGCCCAGGTGATTTTAAAAAGTTTGGGGGTGAAAAAGTGA